In Alteromonas mediterranea DE, a single genomic region encodes these proteins:
- a CDS encoding TonB-dependent receptor domain-containing protein, producing the protein MKTHNKISLAVLAALSSMSASYLVHAEEESEATNEQRIEEITVVGRSVSYANNATSDDMFKQQANLSSVLAAVDNLPGVLINEGDTFGADDWSTSIVIRGFQVNLNEQQIGMTVDGIANGNSNYGGGAKANRYIDTENVQAVEVSQGTADIASRSHEALGGTLNFTTIDPSMEQGLVTSVTAGEFDASKYYVRYETGEIFKDTYAWVSLSSQESSDFMQQAAENTRDHLAMKFISTVNDVSLTGYLSYDDTHEDNYQRIYGLAQYEQNPDWDQLTDEWTGVPYQDQAYRRGWSTLRENLFAYLQAEFTIGQVDFMTNVYYHDNEGRGEWVPPYIVDITDDGTAGHSELVVGNTVYGGQELGQIYFVDRQGNQLSPIEGCQSSLTFPYGGAGAQYDPGCHEQGAIPVGSYRHTHYDKERVGVNADAVWYTKIGDFDNTVRFGIWWEDYERGESRDWHKITNSSISVDYDNVPYWVQYDRTFPVDTLMYYVEDELDVGFARVRLGAKKFNVDIEKSDNFDASNNLAVNTDSDTLFSAGIVAPLPYEGLEVFAGYGENFAAIKDAQLERNDTDLRFIKPETADNIDVGFRYASPGFNASVTYYNIEFNDRIQFTSNETSEGIDFLEAAAGGYKNVGGIESSGFEISADITLTETLSLFTSITLSESEYVATVGSSGTQYDTLAEAQAAIADPDNAEVSLVAIEDNTVIGTPDTMAVVSLDWARDNYFAGLSTKYVDSRYLDINNAAQVDDYIVSDFYIGGFIENIGPGVEELEVRLTVNNLFDEDYASTIAPGAFWIGAPRAVAVNARLTF; encoded by the coding sequence ATGAAAACACACAACAAAATTTCGTTAGCCGTCCTCGCAGCCTTATCGTCAATGAGTGCGTCTTACCTCGTACACGCAGAGGAAGAGAGTGAAGCGACTAATGAACAACGCATAGAAGAGATTACCGTTGTAGGGCGAAGCGTTTCATATGCGAACAATGCGACTAGTGACGATATGTTCAAGCAGCAGGCTAACCTTAGCAGCGTTTTAGCTGCGGTTGATAACCTTCCAGGTGTCCTTATTAACGAAGGCGATACATTCGGTGCCGATGACTGGTCAACGTCTATTGTTATCCGTGGGTTTCAGGTAAATCTAAATGAACAACAGATTGGCATGACGGTAGACGGCATCGCCAACGGTAACTCTAACTATGGTGGTGGCGCAAAAGCGAATCGCTATATCGATACGGAAAACGTACAAGCGGTTGAAGTATCACAGGGTACCGCCGACATTGCCTCACGTTCTCACGAAGCATTAGGCGGGACACTTAACTTCACGACCATCGACCCTTCAATGGAACAAGGCTTGGTAACCAGCGTTACTGCAGGTGAGTTTGATGCGTCAAAGTATTATGTCCGTTATGAAACCGGCGAAATTTTTAAAGATACTTACGCATGGGTAAGCCTCTCTAGTCAGGAGAGCTCTGACTTTATGCAGCAAGCGGCAGAAAATACCCGTGACCACTTAGCCATGAAGTTTATTTCAACGGTGAACGATGTATCGCTTACCGGTTACCTGTCTTATGACGATACTCATGAAGACAATTATCAGCGCATTTACGGCCTAGCGCAATATGAGCAGAACCCCGATTGGGACCAGCTGACTGATGAGTGGACAGGTGTGCCATATCAAGATCAGGCTTACCGTCGCGGTTGGTCAACCCTGCGGGAAAACCTGTTCGCCTATCTTCAGGCAGAGTTCACTATCGGCCAAGTCGATTTTATGACCAACGTGTATTACCACGATAACGAAGGTCGCGGTGAATGGGTTCCGCCTTATATCGTAGATATTACCGATGATGGCACAGCGGGGCATTCTGAACTTGTAGTGGGCAACACGGTTTACGGTGGACAGGAGTTAGGACAAATCTATTTTGTAGATAGACAGGGCAATCAGTTAAGCCCCATTGAAGGGTGTCAAAGTTCGCTTACGTTCCCTTACGGGGGCGCTGGAGCACAATACGACCCGGGCTGTCATGAACAGGGCGCGATTCCAGTTGGTTCATATCGCCACACCCACTACGATAAAGAGCGTGTCGGGGTTAACGCTGACGCTGTGTGGTACACCAAAATTGGTGATTTTGATAACACAGTGCGCTTTGGTATTTGGTGGGAAGATTACGAGCGTGGCGAGTCTCGTGATTGGCATAAAATTACCAATTCATCTATCAGCGTAGACTACGATAATGTGCCTTACTGGGTGCAGTACGACAGAACCTTCCCTGTTGATACGTTAATGTATTATGTTGAAGACGAACTAGATGTTGGGTTTGCTCGCGTTCGCTTAGGTGCCAAGAAGTTTAACGTTGATATCGAGAAAAGCGATAACTTTGATGCTTCCAATAACCTTGCGGTAAATACCGATTCAGATACATTATTTTCAGCAGGTATCGTAGCGCCACTTCCTTACGAAGGACTTGAAGTTTTCGCAGGATATGGGGAAAACTTCGCCGCTATTAAAGATGCTCAGCTTGAGCGTAACGATACTGACCTTCGTTTTATCAAGCCGGAAACAGCAGACAATATTGATGTTGGCTTTCGTTATGCATCACCAGGTTTCAACGCTAGCGTGACCTATTACAATATTGAATTTAACGACCGCATTCAGTTCACCAGTAACGAAACGTCAGAAGGTATCGACTTTTTAGAAGCCGCCGCGGGTGGATATAAGAACGTAGGAGGTATTGAGTCTAGCGGTTTTGAAATCTCTGCTGACATTACACTTACGGAAACACTTTCACTGTTTACTTCAATAACGCTTAGTGAATCTGAGTATGTAGCAACCGTGGGAAGCTCGGGCACCCAGTACGATACCCTTGCCGAGGCTCAGGCCGCAATTGCCGACCCAGATAATGCCGAGGTGTCATTAGTGGCCATTGAAGACAACACGGTAATAGGCACACCAGATACTATGGCAGTAGTTAGCCTTGACTGGGCGCGCGATAACTACTTCGCCGGTCTTTCTACCAAGTACGTAGACAGCCGCTACCTCGATATCAACAATGCGGCGCAGGTAGATGATTATATCGTTAGCGACTTTTACATCGGCGGTTTTATCGAGAATATTGGCCCCGGTGTTGAAGAGCTTGAAGTACGCTTAACGGTGAACAATCTGTTCGACGAAGATTACGCTTCAACTATCGCCCCAGGCGCATTTTGGATAGGCGCGCCACGCGCTGTAGCAGTGAACGCACGCTTAACCTTCTAA